One Cynocephalus volans isolate mCynVol1 chromosome 5, mCynVol1.pri, whole genome shotgun sequence DNA window includes the following coding sequences:
- the SPACA1 gene encoding sperm acrosome membrane-associated protein 1: MSPGGAGCSSRLLLTVGWLLLGGLQSASATNATDVQDPGIAHEGESGDVDDGDGEEEAENSDLETLENEAPAPAEEDVTNTTVVKEVEFGMCTVTCGVGIREVILTNGCPGGESKCLVRVEECRGPVDCGWGKPISESLDSVRLACVHVSPVNRFKYMWKLLRPEQQAVILPNDSAILEVKRETHPLAFECDTLDNNELIATIKFTVYTPKELQMRSIRRPETDAVLIFVLTIGLMMCVFVIFVLIFIIINWAAVKAFWGAKSSTTEIYSELSSVRQKESTCVDQTPAEIPGHEDDNLSEWNE, from the exons ATGAGCCCCGGGGGCGCGGGCTGCTCGTCCCGGCTGCTGCTCACCGTCGGCTGGCTGCTCTTGGGGGGCCTCCAGTCCGCGAGCGCGACGAACGCCACCGACGTGCAGGATCCCGGCATCGCCCACGAGGGCGAGAGCGGCGACGTGGACGACGGCGACGGCGAGGAGGAGGCCGAAAACAGCGACCTGGAGACGCTGGAGAACGAGGCCCCGGCGCCGGCCGAGGAGGACG TTACAAATACGACAGTGGTGAAAGAAGTAGAGTTCGGCATGTGCACCGTTACATGTG GTGTTGGTATTAGAGAAGTTATATTAACAAACGGATGCCCTGGAGGTGAATCAAAGTGTCTTGTGCGGGTAGAAGAATGCCGTGGCCCAGTAGATTGTGGCT gggGTAAACCAATTTCTGAAAGTCTTGATAGTGTTAGACTGGCATGTGTTCATGTATCTCCTGTAAATCGTTTCAAATATATGTGGAAGCTTTTAAGGCCAGAGCAA caaGCTGTCATACTTCCAAATGATTCAGCAATCCTAGAAGTAAAAAGAGAAACTCATCCTTTGGCTTTTGAGTGTGACACCCTGGATAATAATGAACTAATAGCAACCATTAAATTCACAGTCTATACACCAAAAG AATTGCAGATGAGAAGCATAAGGCGACCAGAAACTGATGCAGTACTAATTTTTGTGCTAACCATAGGACTCATGATGTGTGTGTTCGTGATCTTTGTATTGATCTTCATAATTATAAATTG gGCAGCAGTTAAGGCTTTCTGGGGAGCAAAATCCTCGACAACTGAGATATATTCAGAGCTCAGTTCTGTTAGACAGAAAGAGTCAACTTGTGTTGATCAAACACCAGCAGAAATACCCGGACATGAAGATGATAATTTAAGTGAATGGAATGAATGA